The window GGTCTTTGGGTTTATTAGGAATGTGCTAAGGGATtatttcgcttcttcaaggttgaGGCTTGGCTATGACTTGCAAGCTGAacacctcagaagcgagggggcaatgtttgggcccaaaatattattttgggtcGAGCTTGGGATTATTCTCGGCCCAATGACATTTATCTAGAATTTTCCTGTGGGCCATCCAGTTAAGGTTGGCTGAATCCTGTTGCGAATGGAATTGGTTTAGATAAGAGCGAAGCAGTCAAAACCTAATGCAACAAGGAGTCGTAAGGTTAAGGATGCTGAGAATTATGTGATGAATCTGGTTTGTTTAAAAGCTTGGTTCAGAGTCCTATTAGAGTCAGGATTGGCCGAAACCTAATTAGATTAGGTTGAGGAGTTCTAATCCGAATACGATTGTAGCATGGCCATGAGGGGGTTggctactataaatagagaaaggagtGCATTATTCAAgcctctccaattcaacacacagaTTGCCCTGCGCAAAGTTTCTTAACAACCCTTGAGATTTTATCCTTCTCCCCATtcttccgccaacacatctttagtttggataaacagcactgtgaaggcaaccagcgacatcttcaatttggatagaCAGCACTGGAGCCGTAAAATTAGTCGATTaaggaacaccttcagtttggatagacaacACTGCTTCGAAACCgattggttatttatccaagtcccagagtccttgttggtagaggcgacctcatcagccttctcagcaaagtgaggtgttatCAAGTTattacattcggcacattgaaagccgaattcGAAATaacagccttgtcttcaaggtcaagaagtcagcagcgcgccTAACGCCACATCAACATGTTTTACACCCCGACCgaactcggccgacgagttggcacgccccgcatatAAGCGAATGaccgtagttagctcattagttactcggcctatgcaccacgtaggcttggtagtttttaggatcaacaaatataaactaaaattttaagcaatttgtcataCCAATTTTTTGAAATCATTCATTTGTCATCTCTCCCTAACTCCGTTAAGTTTTTCATCTAAATATAGGTCATGTGCCTTGCACATAACTTGTGTTTAGGGTTATTTCGGTCATTTTAATACCTTACTTCCCTTTTATTAAGTTGTATTCGACAAACAATTGTAGGGTTATTAGGCAATGGAACAATATTTTTGATATGATAGCAATGAAATGATCATGCAATGCACTCTCTTCTAGTTATTCCAAATATGTAATGATACACAAGTGGGAGTTTGCATTTAAGCATGTCACGAAGACATAATTACATACGAGCTCTATAAATGAGAAACAAGTTGACGCTTTGTGCTATAAATGGAATTGTAGATGCATATGCgctaaaaaaaagtaaaaaaaattaagtgtttgtactaaagaaaagtaaaaaacttgTGAAAAGATGCTAAAATGACCTAAATAACTCTGAACACAAGTCATGTGTGAGGCACGTGACTTAAAAACTTAACGGAGTTAGaatgagatgacaaattaatgattttgtgAAGTTGGTATGTCAAATTGCttaaatttttagtttgtatgaaaaattgaaaaatatgaacaagtttatatgacatttcaaaaGTTTTTCCATATACATACACGTCTTTAATGcaaagggatccccattttttcaaaaaatggagaTTAGGTGTGGGGATAATCCACgtcgaacttcaacgatctgAACCATCTAtgttgtaagtctcgattcatatcatccttacaaaaattcaattcagtcccaaaccatttgcctatgtaattatcaagataaaatttcattgttttttatataacaaagtattcattAATTTCCTTAAACTCAATTAGATATCTTAAATATTTcagatttggctaatatttcaCATACATTCgtttttgacacacattttCACAAATGTTTTGTAGGACCTACTCCGTAACAAAATATTTTAAGGATTACCCATGAATCTTTTAGATtttttgtgacaacccgttccaaattttacgtttttattttattttaaaagcgtgaatttacgaaattgccctagaggtaaggactttgacttctgttgaccatcgtctagagagacgtacgatttattcttttaacatattctcgtaatactcgtggatgtgaacgcataggcgaaagccgtttccGAGTCTGGATTATAACGGTACAGTTatggacgttcgaaattggttattcaaggtttagtgttaattaaattaaatccccaatcagaaattggttatttaaggtgaagcccaatcagaaatagagaaatagaaagaagaaaagaaaaaaaaaaaactcagctTTCCCGTGGGTTTTTCTAACCCGCGACCACCCATCTTCCAAGGtagattccggccaactccggtggagtttttcgatgccaccaccaccatcttgaagctctcattcccctctacaaaacccacccaagaaccaccttgattaaccatggtatgtggcggtttgaggccacgaaagttgacgaaaatcaatggtgctccggccacccttttcaatttttcggcaaatcggcaaagcgatggccgatgccaccacttgggctttgtagcccatcatcccaggagcaaaacccaaccaaccttgaccccgttggaccaccgtagacgacgaatcgacgtcgggaagttttaggcacccgtcggctttgtgggcaaaattgaccatcttccgtccacttttggactttgtggcaggtatgaaagttgctccactcactgagatcttcatttctgtgaagtttgagaatttttggaaatagttggattttccggcgagtcggggcggccgaccgccacccgcggcggcgcgtggccagtgggccgccaatgctatttttaggctatgtcaaatgtcttgaattcagttttttcagttgaatgacgtaggttgatagttggaacctaaattcgttacgatatgttacttgataaaaatgtgaatcgatgatccgaccgttggatcggcACCAAAactggatacattataatacgtaatatttaaagatcataggaatttatggatcgggaatccgacttacggatcttcctgaattggatttgtaagttagtaaaataaatgttcacggccacttgttttaggcaattggcggagatctgaccgttggatcgtaatgaaattttaataggttattctagaaacatattgtggatcgttgggagttgcggattggaaatctgatatgcggatcttccgggtcaagttatacagggttgtaaaccctaccgtcgatatttgatcgacggttgacttgtggtcaatgggtctcagactattttagaatgtcgttgaggttgtgttttatgtgaattacatattctacgaATAAGAgttatgagatgtgatttgataattggtcacagggaccaatcattcaggacgcctcgatgcttgcgctagagaatcatagcgtggactccaggtgagtgcatcttttcatttttatcgtacatattattgagagttctatcgacacttttaaattgattaggcatattacttacatatataattattgtgaatgcttgaagtactataggaactacgaatggcttgatccctgtttagggtacgtaggcagtctaacaagacgttagatgcagccataaaatatttgagacaaaagccttgcttgggaaattgagtaatgcgaaggaaattggtaaaggcaagttttagttttatgaattagttagctaaattagtgttaattgggtcgtcatggataattatccctgaaaatatgtagttcgggagtagggcgttattgattgtacacttcacaccgtattgtttataattgagaatgtttcgacatggttgagtattagattgcatcatggtatatcaatatgtatattacttgcatataattattgggaacgctttcaagtgcaaaggtgaactcaggacacccaggtaagttcaggtgagtttatggtactagttgaatcgattgcgttatagcatgactacagttatgtgttaggcaacttcgatactgtcgtactagttgccatgagttgcatatgttatattgagatgcattgagagctcataaacctgcatcccggtgttagtgctcccgcccatggccagggcacagtccttcacgtgatgttcacctcccgcaccttacgctcaccttggattcaaggtaggtgcacaatcctgtcgtacaaaccactttaggtggttccgactcgtaggtgacccgcgattattcgcccagtcttcacgtgattgtagcacttgagcgtatttatttacacccagtcttgtcgtacataccactttaggtggttccgactcgtgtgcaggtatacttattgagctattggctagccaggattgatgagatatggataagtcgtacaggtcactataggtgactccgacttatatgctagccatgattgatgagatatggataagtcgtacaggtcactataggtgactccgacttatatgctagccatgattgatgagatatggctaagtcgtacaggtcattataggtgactccgacttatatgctagccaggattgatgagatatggataagtcgtacatgtcactataggtgactccgacttatatgctagccatgattgatgagatatggataagttgtacatgtcattttagatgactctgactaaTATATCACTTtatattgatttagttcatttggcctacttattaatgtatggtggagttgatggcaaaccgtggttttggtcatttctgagtatgatttggatatatgtatatatgtggtactgtcttatggaaaacgatacaggttttacatttaggggcattacttttagagaggtaataactttgggaagcttggttttattgcttactcacaccttctgtttggtgccctccaggttttagctgctgagtttgtatcgacaagaatctatggcgaatcttagtattgatggatatttctgagggtatgattcttacccacactactgtaccttacctatgctctgacatcgcgtgtgaaatgggttcgctcccactcgtagcgcactctggtacttagacacttttagattcaaatttattcactttttatacactatcacattttatggcttcgtcaccttccaggtgtcggccagcacagctcgattcagggtccaagtggactttctgggtcggggtgtgtcatttttcCTCAAAGTTCGCGTctataaaaatcacaaaactttgaaattatATGACCATTGAATTAATTGATAGTCTTTCTTTCTATAAAATCGTAttcgttcattttttttttataaattaatgttttaataattttggctttgtttaatttttttgcatAAATCATGTATAAATGAtgtattgaaaatataaaaaaaaaaaattcaaaatgaacgTTACAAAATGTGTGTCACAAAATGTGTGTCACAAAATAGGTGTCTTTTGATCCCCCTTCCGTTGAAGGATTCATCAAGTAATTTTAGTTGAGTAGCATCTGTGATACtcaatatataatttattttaacaatCAAAGTCTCCTGTACTTACATCATTcatgaataaaattaaaaaaaaatttagagagttttaatgaaaaacttgcgatactgttcattttaatgaaaaatcatatttttacattaaaaagttaaacctgctactattcactttacctttttttttgtccttatcgttaaaactcaaagttgtcaaactcttttcattagtttcctaaaattttgaggaaaactaatgaaaatagctttaggaaaactaatgaaaatagcttaaaaactttgagttttaacgataaggacaaaataaaaggtaaaatgaatagtgccatgattgactttttagtgtaaaaatatggtttttctttaaagtgaatagtaccggaagttttctttaaaattcccaaaaatttaaTGTACTGAagggaacaaaataaaaaaaaaaaccgaatatGTTGCCTTTCTCTTTCCctataaaccaaagagtaaattgtagaaatggttcgtcaattttaatcaaattagagCAACGGTCCGTTAATTAAAAATTCACAAcaattggtccctcaactcatcaaaatgtgtagttatgtttatttttgtcaattttgtcaaaataagttatgctggaatgaccattgctataaTTGGGATACATCAACTTATCAAGAAGTGTAGCTctgatcattttcatcaacttcactagaattttgtcaaaatgagataagttagacgaaccattgctacaattgggttaaaattaagGAACCATTACtctaattaggttaaagttgaggaaccattttTGTAgttagattaaagttgaggaacaaATGATAATGAATGTTTAGTTGAGAGATTATAGTtgtacgttttgatgagttgagagattaatggtaataaatttttagttaatggatcattgctctaattgagttaaaattaaagTATCATTGCCataatttacactaagggaaatgttattagcactttaaaaatctcattctatacttttcataagtgtatttttctttctaaatatagaagaacgtttttaatgtaaaatgagatttttaaaattcTGACAATAATTCTCACTctaaaaccaaaataatattCTTTCTCAAGGGTCGAGAGGGAAATAGCTGTATCTCTCTCGACTGAAAGTCTCGGCAGCCATTGGAAACTGGGGCGAGCGATGGCTGCAGCGGCACCTGGGCAGATAAACACCGAACCGTTAACTTCGTTGGGTTCTCGAAGCGTCGACTGCTTTAAGAAACTCGAGCACATTGGCGAAGGCACTTATGGGtctgtctctttctctctctcccgctctctctcctcccttaaATTTAATCATGAACGATGATTGCCCTTGTACTAATTAGGAACTTAAGTATGTAAATAATTCatgtttatttgaaaatttatctGTTAATCGACAAATTCGAAATATGTTGTGTAAAATTGTGAAATCATGATTGCTATAATTAGGTTTTAATCTTGTGTTCTTGGTTGTGAGGATTTGGCCTCCTTGTTGTTGTCGTTAGTATTTTCTGATAATAGTTTGTATAATTATTAGCATGggaagaaaaactaaaaatgtaGTTAATCTCGatctttaaataataaaattgattAAAAGTAGAGATTATTAGTTTCTTTAAGACAACAATGGTGATGTAAACAGAAGTCCAACAGTGTGGAAATTATgtctaatgttttttttttttttttttcaaacaaatatgTCTAATCTGAAGCGAAAGCAAATATGCTTTTACATAATGAAGTGCAAATACTTGTGTGGAATTTTCTTAATTATGAATTAATCAAGCTACGTTTTCTTCTCCTGCATGATTGTTCTTTTGCAGTCAAGTGTTCACGGCCAGAGAAACCAGAACTGGGGAAATAGTTGCCTTGAAAAAAATACGCATGGATAATGAAAAAGAAGGGGTATTGTTCTTTCCATTTACCATGTGTTAATAAGTCAGAAATTGGTTTGGATTATGTGAAACTACGGGTATTTAAGTACATGCACGTGCACAGTGCACACACACACCCAAGCTTACTCCGTTACGTAAATACACACACATTGTGGATCGCACTTATTTCACATCTTATAATAACTTGCGGAACTTTTGCTTTGTTTATCTAGTTCCCTATTACTGCAATCCGGGAAATTAAAATTCTGAAGAAGCTTCATCATGAAAATGTTGTTAAGCTGAAGGAGATTGTAACTTCTGCAGGTACTTTTGTTTTTATCGTTCATGTTTTATCTCACATCACCATTTTATGCATTTGTAACATTTATATTGGTTATGTTTTGCTCATAGGTCCTGAAAGGGATGAGCTGAGGAATCAGGGTCGTGAAAGGGATGAGCAAGAGAATCAAGGTCCTGAAAGGGATGAGCAAGAGAATCAAGGTACACAAATCTGTTGCATGAAATCCTAGTCAGTTGTGCGTGTTACATCACTGTGTATGTGATTTCAGAGGGTGTCACTTTGTATCAATTTTTTGTCTGAGGTGGTTATTCTAACATTTGTTTTTTCGATTACAGATAGTAGTAAGTCCAAGGGTGGCATCTATATGGTTTTTGAGTACATGGATCATGATCTGACAGGCCTTACTGTCCGTTCTGGACAGACATTTACTGTTCCCCAAATAAAGGTATCAGATATTTTTTAGAATATTGGATGAGAGAAGATTCTGTAACATCAAGTTACTAACAGTTCTCTCACCTTGTATTCTTCAGTGTTATATGAAGCAGTTATTGACTGGGCTCCATTACTGTCATGTTAATAAAGTACTTCACCGTGACATCAAAGGTTAATTAACAAGTTATATCATGTCCTTTGTCGGAGAGAATTGTTAATATGTTGCACCAGGAGCTATATCAGAATAATGCCTATTCTTGCAGGTTCTAATCTTTTGATAGATAATGAGGGGAAGTTGAAGCTAGCAGACTTTGGGCTTGCAAAGTATTATTGTAGTAACCATGAGGGAAATCTTACAAATCGTGTCATTACTTTGTGGTATAGGTAAACATTTCCTTCATAATTACCATTGGAAATTTGTGTTGCTAAAGCATTGATTCATTTAAGGAGTATGCCTGATGTTTGGTCAGTGATATGATTGGAGCAGGCCCCCGGAGTTGCTGCTTGGAGCCACAAAGTATGGTCCAGCTGTTGATATGTGGTCTGTTGGTTGCATCTTTGCTGAACTCCTGCATGGAAAGCCAATTTTACAAGGAAGAAATGAAGTTAGTTAGCCAGTCATTCTTCTCTACCCTGATAATTGGTTTTAGAATTGATGATTTTACCACATTTTGCATTACATTTTGGCTAATATTGTGAAACTGCGAGGTCTTAATTCAATTAGCTATAGATTGCTTCAGATTTAGTTACACTATATGTTATTGAAAGATATGCACTGTTTTTCCGCAATCTAAGATTAAGATCTCAATGCCTTTTTGGAAATATGCACAGTAAAATCAAATATCTGTTGAGGAGCATGTGTTTGAAGGAAGTGTTCGGTGGAGTTTTCTTCCAACTTGTTTCATTCTAAGGTGTAAAAGTTCTTGCTGTGCCCTATTAGAGGCTGTACCAggacttttgtttttttattttttatgtttaattgtTTTGAGGTGTCTAACTATGATGCGGTTGGTTCAAGAATCAagataatttgttttttatttttatttttattttttctcaatTTGGTGGTTTTATAAAGTATAAAAGACATACATGACTAGGGAATGGAAACATTTGTGTGCCTTGGTGTGACGACCTTGTGTTCATAGTAAAGCATGTTTTTTTGGCTCATCATTTTGAAGTTATGATTCTGTGCACTGGTATGTATAAATTTGTGAGTCGCATAGATCTGGGGACATGGACAAACAATTTCACAAGGCTAAGTTttgtgatatatgttttatttgtatttattgtAGCCTGACCAACTGAACAAGATATTCGAGCTTTGTGGATCACCTGATGAGATCAACTGGTCAGATGTTTCAAAACTTCCTTGGTATAATAATCTCAAGCCAACAAAAACCATGAAACGATGTGTTGGGGAAATTTTCGGACAGTAAGTAAACAATTGATGAGTTTTGTAAGTACTATAATTGAATATTAATGTCATAAGCTATTTGATTCTGTTTGCTCATTAGTTTTCTATGTCCATTTCAGTTTTGACTTTCATGCTTTGGATTTACTGGAGCACTTATTAACTCTTGATCCAAATCAGGTACCGCTTAAATTGGACATGCTTgtcataattatttttctagTATACCTGAGTCTAAATTTGTTCTAGAATCGGAGGAGTTTCTGTTTTGCTATGTTTTTTTAGTAGATCAGCCATACTAGCATGATTCATTTGCTACCATTTTTTGGCATGGAAACCTGAATTCAAATATATACTGGCTCAAACAAATAGTTGAGCTGAATATTTGTTTGAAGATTATGATTAATCATATAATGCACATTATCAGGAGGCTTCAAGGAAAGTAATATAATTGTATACTGACCAACGTTATCGATCATCACTAACTGAAAATCAAGCATTTTGGCCACATTTGCTGCTACTGTGGAGGAATGATTTTGATAATGTAGATTGAGAAATTTTCCACACCCTTCTGTAGTATAGGGTTTAAATTTTGGGTGCTTCaataatttttcttcttatcTATTGTCTCCTATGTAGAGATGGACTGCGAAGCAAGCACTGAATGCTGATTATTTCTGGGCTGACCCTTTACCCTGTGATCCAAAGAGGTGTTTTGCTATTTTAAATTGTCTGTATTCCGTTTGAGTTTATTGAATCACTTGGCACATTCAATAGTTGTCCGTCCCACGAACAGTTCCCCACAGATGGTGATAAAAACCCAGTTGTGTTGTGCCTACCCAGGATGACAATTTGTATTTTGCTCCTCTTTTCATTGACTTACAAAACTTACCCCATTGAGCGATTCTTGCTCATCGCATGTGCATCGCTAACCAGGTTTAGTCACCTACTAGTCTAATACGTGTCCCTTTATCTGAAAGTGGCGGCATAGCATTGGACCCATCATTGTGGGAATTTGAGTTGTCATCGTTTAGGTCTTTTGGAATGCCTATGATTCCAGGTTTCTcttcatatttatatatttgttaacCTGTACTTGTCTTTTCATTTTACAGCCTGCCTAAGTATGAATCATCACATGAATTCCAAACAAAGAAAaggaagcagcagcagcagcaaactGAAGACGTATCAAAGAGATCAAAGTCACAGCATTCTCATAAGAATGATTGCCTGCCTCCCATTCAACATACCGCGCAAGCTCCTCCACAACGGCAGGGGTCCCATCATCCGATGACTGATAGCCAGCCCCCATTATCTGCTGGACCTAGCCACCACCACTATGGAAAGCCGCACGGTCCTCCTGGAGGCCCAAGCAGGTATCCTCCCAGTGGAAACCAGAGTGGGCCTTACCATATGAATCGTGGAGATCAAGCTGGAGGTTACAGTGGCAGACCATATCCAACGCAAGGACATGCTCCACCATATGCTGGGAGTGGAACGAGTTGTCCTAGCACAAGAGGAGCCCCTGCTGGTTATGGAATTGGCCCTCCAAACCATTCCCAAAACAATCAATATGGAGTTCCTGCTGCTGATAGAGGTGTGAGTACACGAAATCAACAGTATGGTCGGAAGTAGTGACAGTTGGAACTAATGCATGGAATTAGGAGGTTATACCAATGCAACAAAGATAGTTATGGAATCGCGGTCGTGTTAGGAAAATCAGTAGGGTTAAAAGTCGCAGAAACAAAATCTGGCTGTACATTCTTTTGGGAGTTGTTTTTGTTCCTGCACATGGTCCTAACGTTTTTCATGAAACGTTAAACAGAACTGTAGACCCTAACCCTGCCGACATGTTTGCCGTTATAGGATCCAACCTGATGGTTCAAACTAGTTTGTGCATGCATTGCTTTTGTATAAGTTCCCCAAGTAATAAGATGCTcgatttcctttgttttctttctggTTACGTTTCTTTCATTGTTATGACAATCTAGTTTTGCACTCTTGAAACTTGGATCAGCTTTTGGTGGAATTTTTCTGAGTCCGTGGTATCTAAACGGTCATTCCTTGCGTTATAATACAAGTTGGGGGACACGAAAAAGTTCATCATTTTCTctatttgtattatgacatgtGAAGTGCCGCTTCAATTCCCGACA of the Pyrus communis chromosome 1, drPyrComm1.1, whole genome shotgun sequence genome contains:
- the LOC137739579 gene encoding cyclin-dependent kinase C-1-like: MAAAAPGQINTEPLTSLGSRSVDCFKKLEHIGEGTYGQVFTARETRTGEIVALKKIRMDNEKEGFPITAIREIKILKKLHHENVVKLKEIVTSAGPERDELRNQGRERDEQENQGPERDEQENQDSSKSKGGIYMVFEYMDHDLTGLTVRSGQTFTVPQIKCYMKQLLTGLHYCHVNKVLHRDIKGSNLLIDNEGKLKLADFGLAKYYCSNHEGNLTNRVITLWYRPPELLLGATKYGPAVDMWSVGCIFAELLHGKPILQGRNEPDQLNKIFELCGSPDEINWSDVSKLPWYNNLKPTKTMKRCVGEIFGHFDFHALDLLEHLLTLDPNQRWTAKQALNADYFWADPLPCDPKSLPKYESSHEFQTKKRKQQQQQTEDVSKRSKSQHSHKNDCLPPIQHTAQAPPQRQGSHHPMTDSQPPLSAGPSHHHYGKPHGPPGGPSRYPPSGNQSGPYHMNRGDQAGGYSGRPYPTQGHAPPYAGSGTSCPSTRGAPAGYGIGPPNHSQNNQYGVPAADRGVSTRNQQYGRK